CTCCGAGCTGCAAAATAATTGGGCAAATAACGGCCCGCCGAAAAATGAGCCGCCCCCTGCTGTGGAGACCAAGCCTGCATGGCCGATAACTGCCCAGAAAAGCGCTGCTGAACGCTATTTTGGCCCAAAACTATAGCCCTGCAAAAAAGCAAGCCCAACAGCAAACAAAAAAATAAACGCATAAGGCTATAAATTTTAGCTCCACTGAAAAAACAACATGTATCCAAAATCACTGTAAAGTGACACTATTTTTCATATATTTAATTCTGTCTTGCCCTACCCCCTAGGGCAAAAGCAAGCGACTAACAAATAACTTTAAAACCTATAAGTGTATGATGATTGCTCCTAAGCACGAGCAAGAAGCGGCTCGTTTAGCCGCTCTAGACAGCTATAATGTATTAGACTCTCTGCCCGAAGCAGACTATGACAACATCGTTTCTCTTGCCGCTACTATCTGTGACATGCCTATGGCTTTAGTGACATTAGTAGATGACAAACGCCAATGGTTTAAGGCCAAACTAGGCGCCGATGTAGAAGAAACCCCCATTGAGGTCTCTTTTTGTGCTCACGCCATTTTGCAAGATGATATCTTTATGGTGTCCGACACCTCTAAAGATGAGCGCTTTGCCGATAATCCGCTAGTAACGGGCCCCTTTCAACTCGGTTTTTATGCGGGGGTTCCCTTGGTCAATGAAGATGGCCTGCCCCTAGGTACGGTCTGCGTTTTGGACCAAAAACCCAGAGAGTTTTCTGAAGAACAACAAAAAGCGCTCTCTATCCTTGGCCAACAAGCTATGCGCCTGCTCGAATTGCGCAGAAAAAAACGCCTCGTTCAAGAAGCCCTAGAAAGAGAACAACACCGCCAAGCCGAACTCGAGCGCTTTAGCCATATTGCCATCAAAGAGCTCAAAAGCCCTATGGCCAATATTGCCAATGTGACCCGCCTCCTCCTCGCCGATGGCAAACTCGGCCTGCCCGATAGCAAACGGAAAATGATGGAAAAGGTCTTGCAGTCTTCTGACCGCCTCAAAACTATGCTCGATAGCCTCTGGCGCTACAATACAATTGATGAAGCCTTAAAAGAAGAAAAGCAAAAGATTCAAATTAAAAGCATCCAACAGCATTTTCAGTTGAGTATGGGCAAAAAAGCCAATATCAAATGGTTGGGCCTAGAAGAAATCTACTACCGCCCGCAACTCTTTAAAAGAATGCTTCATAAGTTGATCGATAATAGCTACCGCTACGCTAGTCAAGAGGTTCCTAATATCCGAATCAATATTAAGGAAACTGGCCGAGATGACAAAATGTACCAAATTACGGTCAGCGATGATGGCCCAGGCGTTCAAGCCGAAAAACTACAGACCCTAAGTGAACTATTCTTTAGCTGCACTCCCACGGATAAGTATGGCAAAACCTGCGATGGAATTGGCCTAGCTATGCTAGAAAAAGTCCTTAATAAAGAGAATGGAAAACTCCATATTAGCAATATTCTCCCCACTGGCTTAACGGTACAATTTACCCTCCCCAAAGCGTAAAAACAAGCCAAAAAGGAAACAAAAAAAAAGGCCCGCTAGCAATTGCTAGCGGGCCTTTGGTTTTAGCTGCTCTAGTTGGCCAATTTTACGGCCTGACTAACCGGAATTTTATTTCCATCTTTAAAGGCTACAATAAAAGACTTCAAGCCTTTTTGTTTTACCTCTGTATCGGCTTTACGGGCATCATCAATGCTGCTATAGCCCCCCAAATAAAAATAAGTCAATCCATTCTGAGGGTTGAGCTGACGCTCAATCCGCCCAATCTGACTCAAATCGGGATAGTTGGCCGCAGAAGCATCTTTATAGGCACCTAGCTGTACTTTGAATTCTAAGGGACGCTCGGCAGGCAATAGCCCAGCCCCACGAGCAGTAGTCCCCTCAGGCAACTTATTATCGGCATAGCTGTTTCTGGCATCCTCTACAATAGGAGGCAAAAGCTCAGCATTGCCATTCTCTAAAGGACGCTCTTCTACCACAGGCTTATTCTCGGCCTCAGCTACTTCTTTCTTCATCGGAAAGACGACTTGCATGTTGTTGGTCATGCGCTCGGCTGCTGTGCGATTACTCAATGCTTCGCTTCTCAAAAATGACTTATCCAAGCCTTTGATGTCTTTGACCTTGGCCAAAACCTCTTCGGCATGGGCCTTATCGGCAAAAACACCTAGACGATAGATTTTAGCTTCTCCATTTTTATAAGGTGCCGTAAGAATGTTGGCATATTGGCCCAATTCCTTTTGTAGCTCTTTGTCCAAAGACTTAAATACACCCACCTGAACCAAATAGCCTTTGTCGGGCATCAAGGACTGAGGCATTTCATTGGCTCGGCGAAACTGATTGGGCAAGGCCTCTTCTTGCGTTCCTTCACGCCCCATATACTGACCATCATTGTTCAAAAGGGCCAATCCATTGGTGGCCGAAGGCTGAATCGCCTTGCTGCCCAATAACGTCCGCTTTTGGCCATCTCCAGTAAATACTTCCATGATGTCATTCTGATAACCCGCCGCAGAAAAACGAATTTCGTATTGAGACTGTGGCTCCAGAATCAAGGCATACTCCCCGTATTTAGAGCTCTGCTTTTTATACTCTACGCCCGTTTTCAAATGACGAACATAAACCCACACATTGGCCAAACGTCTTTTGCTCACCGCATCGGTCACTACACCAATATAGGAGTTGTCTGCACAAGGGATTTGCTTACCCGCATAGGGGTTGTTGTTGTTGCTCGATCCATTATTACTGCCGCTGTTGCCTGCAGTATTGTTGTTTGTACCAGCATTATTACTCCCACTATTGTTTGTGCCAGCATTGTTCCCCTGCTGATTGCCCCCCTCTCTGGGCGGATTCAAGACATAGTCATCAATCTTGTCTTGCCCCATATTACTGCCATTCCCTTCTTCTCCATTCACATTATCGGCAATTTCTTCTAGGGTGTTGAGTTGGTCCTCCTGCTCTTGCGTAAGGCCCGACTGCCCATCGGGGTTTTTCACCACATAGTCTTCTTCTTGCTTAGAAATTAAGGGCATACCCTCTACATTCCCCTGCATATAAGCCGAATAAATGTCGTAATCACCCTGACCACCATCTCGGTTAGAAGCCAAATAGCCCATGTTTTTCTCTGCCTCAAAGACAAAGTAAAGCTCATCCTGACTAGAATTGAGCCCAGGTCCCATATTCCGCACATTTTTCCAACTCCCCCCCAAGTTCTCGGCCCGATAAACATCAAAACCACCAAATCCAGGCTTCCCATCAGAAGAAAAGTACAAAATGCCTTTGCTGTCTACAAAAGGGGAAACTTCATCTTTTATACTATTGACATTGGGCCCCAAGTTCTGAGGAGTGGTCCAACGCCCATCCTTAAAATAACTCACGTAAAGGTCAAAGCCGCCATAACTGCCCGGCAAGCCTTTAGCCGCAAAGTATAAGGTATTCCCCCCATCCGCTAAAGCCGGAAAAGCCGACTGCTCCGCATAATAGGGGTACTCTGTAGGATCCTCTGCCGGAATGCTCGCCAAGGGCGCATTATAATAGCCCATCTTAAAACTACTACTCCCCCCTCCCAAACTCATCGGGTGACGAACAGCCGCAGAAAAATTATTTACACTCACAAAGGTCTTCCCATTAACACTACTCACAGGAGACAGCTTATAACGATTAGTAAACTCCATGTTGCCAGAGGGAAAAACCGTCTTCGCATTCTTTAAGTCTCGGCTGTTCTGACGATCCGCCTGATACAAATAGTCCTCATTCGCATCCGAATAGCCGCCCATTCCCATCGGGTTAGCAACAATCCGCTTAGAGGCAAAATAAATCTGATCCCCAGCCAATACCGGATTAAAATCCGCCGCCGAAGAGTTTACCGCAGCCTCATTGCGCACATCAAATACCGGACGCTTGCCCTGATTCGCCAATGCAAAATCACAAGAGGCTACATAGGCATCCAATAAAGGTAAGGCCGCATAGTTCCCCGCCATATCAGGATGCTTTTTGGCCTTCTCATGCACCTCCTTGGCCTTCTGATAACGACCATCCATCTGCAATGCATAGGCATACCAAAAATAGAGGTCAACCCCCGCATTCGGCGATTCTACCAAGCCCCCATAAAACTGAGCAGCCTTTTTCGGACGATTCGTCTGCAGATACAACTCTGCCATTTTCAATTGTAAATTCTTGTCTGTGGGGGTCTGGCTAAGGGCCTGCTCATAATAGAATAGGGCCGAGTCTACTTTCTCCTCATTATAGAGGGCCTGCGCACGCTCCAAGGCCGCCTCTTGGGCCGATAGAGAAATGCCAAAGCAAGTAGACAGTGCCAACAATACGGTTCGCTTAAATGTCATGGCTATTGCGTTGTTAATAATAATAATGTAGGTCGTTTCGGCCAAAAGCTAGGCCAGTTTCAAACAGCTCAATAAGGTTTTCTTGCAAAACTTAGTTCCTCTGCTGATTTTGGGGCTGCCCCTCGCCTATCGGCTCGGGTCGGGCTGTTTCGCAGCTCGCTATTCGCTCGGCCCTGCAGCGGCAAAGCCGCTTTGGTCTGGCGCTTCGCGCCACTGCTGTCCATCCCTCAGCCAATTGACTCCCTGCGGTCGCCAATTTCTACAGACAAAAAACGCCTTTCTTCCTCTTTTTTTAAGAAGTTTGCTGACAATTTTACTAAAAAAAGCTGGGAATGCCCATATTTGCGCCCAAGAGCAAGAGCCTATTTGTGCTTTTCTGCTCTATATAGAATAAATATAGTAGCCGCTAAAGGGCTCCGCAAAACAAAAAGGTAGAGCTTATCTGCAAAAAAAATATAATGATTAGTTTAGAAAATATAAAAGTTTTAGACCTCTCTTCTGTCCTCGCCGGCCCCTCTGTCGGTATGTTCTTCGCCGAACTCGGCGCAGATGTCCTCAAAATAGAAACCCCTAAAGGCGATGTGACCAGAAGCTGGAAACTAGAACAAGAAGATCCACAAAGTCTCCGTTCTGCCTATTTCGCTTCGGTCAATTGGGGCAAGGAAATTCTCCCCCTAGACCTTAAGGATGAAGATGAACGACAGGTGGTCTACCACCTCGTCGAAGAAGCCGATATCGTGATTACTAACTTTAAAGCAGGAGATGCCGAAAAGTTAGGGGTCGACTATAATATTCTTTCCCAAATTAACCCTATGCTGATCTATGGGGCCATCAATGGATTTGGCGAAAACGCCAAACGCCCCGCCTTCGATCTGGTCCTTCAAGCAGAAACGGGCTTTATGTATATGAATGGCCAAGCCGATGGCCCAGCTACAAAAATGCCCGTGGCCCTAATCGATGTTCTGGCCGCCCACCAACTCAAAGAAGGAATTTTATTGGCCCTCTGGCGCCGAGAAAGAGAACATAAGGGCGCCTATGTTAGTGTCTCGCTCTTCGATGCCGCTATTGCCGCCCTAGCCAATCAAGCAAGCAATTATCTGATGCTGGGCCACCTGCCCCAACGCATGGGCTCACTCCACCCCAATATTGCCCCCTATGGCGAGCAGTTCAAAACTGCCGATGAGCAATTGGTCGTGACCGCCATTGGCAGCAACCGACAGTTTTTGGCCCTCTGCCAACTTATCGGAGAAGAACAATTGGCCAAGGATAAACGCTTTCTCGAAAATCAAGACCGCCTGCAAAACCGTAGCGCCCTAGCCCAACTCCTAGCCGAAGCTATTGGCAAATGGGAAAGCCAAGAGCTACTAGATGAGGCCGTCAAGACAAATGTCCCCCTCGGCCTTGTCCGAAATATGGCCCAAGTATTTGAACAAGAAGCCGCCCAAGCCCTTATCCTAGAAGAAGAACCCGACGGCCAAAGCACCAAAGCAGTGCGCACGGCTGTCTTTAAGATTAAAGATTGATGTTTAAGAAGTTTTGGTCCAAAAAAAAGAAGTCCCCAGAAACCACAGCCCCCAAAACTCCTCCCCCAGAGGAAGTTGCTCCAACACCAATAGAAGAGGAAATCCTTAGCCCCCCCAATCCCCAAGCCTTTGAGGAGGATTGCCAGCGACTGATTTCTCGCTACCTGGGCTTTCCAGCCCAAGGCCTAGAGCTTCACTGGCAAGGCGAAAAGGGCCTGCCCCAATCCTTCGCCCAAGCTTATCCCGCCGCCTTTAAAGATTGGCTGGCCGTAGATGCGCCCTGGGATAAACGCACGGTGGTTTATGCCCTCTTAGACCGTTTGCTGGGCGCCCAACTCGCCCCCTGGCAAAAGCTGCACCGCCTTATTGATGACCGCCTGGCCCAAACGGCCCTGAAGGAGCAAAATGAAAACCCCTCGGCCAACTTTTTGGCCCAGCAAGCTCGACTCTATTTTGTGCTGGACCAAAATGAAAAAGCGCTCCAACTACTCGAACAAGCCCTAAAACAAGAACCTCTGCTCAAGGCCGCCCAGCTCCAACAAGCCGAAATATGGCTCTGGCAAGGCCAAGCCCAAAAGGCCCAGCCCATTTATCAACGCTTTTTGCAAGAGCTGGCCCAAGGCCAAAAACAACTCCCCTTTGAGCAGCTGTTTTCTTTGGCCCAAGGCGGACTGCAAGCTCCCGTTTATGCCATCTCCTTTTTGCAAAAAAGTAAGGACCTAAAACATTGGGAACAATATGCCGAGGAGTTTTATTGGAGCCCCCACTACAGAATGCAACATGCCCTCCAACTCATCCAAGCCGAACAGTTTGCCTATGGCCTCAGTAAGTTATTGGCCCTAACCAAAGAAATGCCCTGGTTTAAACAGGCCGTACTTGCCGCCCACCAATTTATTATGCAAACCAAAGGCTATGAGGTCTTTGCCGATGATATGAGCCGCCTCTCTAAACTTATGCTGGATAATAATTGGTCCTACTAAACGGCTCTACAGGCCCGAAGGGCCGCAGGCTGAGCTGCCTGGCGGGTGGCGCAAAGCGCCAGACCCAGCCGCCAAAGGCGGCGCAGGGCCGAGCAGACCTGCGAGCCCAAAAGGGAGCGACCCGACCAAAGGGAGGGGCAGCCCCAAAACAATAAAGGCCAGCCCCCATCAAGGAGCTGGCCTTTGCTATGGCCATTAGGCCGCTTTTTTCTTGGATTTGAGGTAGTAAACAATGCCCCCAGCCAATAATAAAATGGTAATAATTAGGGCGATCCAATTGTGGATGATGAGCGAGACAATGATGGTGACCGTGCTCAAAACCGCCGAAATGAGGAAGGAGGCGATGCCCACCAAAGAACGGCTGATGCGACCCGCAATAGGGACCAAATCGAGGAAGACCGAAACGGGGCCCGAAATCATGGCCAAGCCCATCCACATTAAGAAGAAACCTAAGCCCCGAAGGATCCAGCGAATGGTGTTGTGCTCCGTTTGTAGGTAGTCTACCGCCTGCTCCTTATCCCCTTTTAAGGCCCGATAAAACCCATTGACCTCATTGTTGCTGAAAGGAGCCAAGCTAGCGCTGCTTGCATAGGCCGCAAAAAGCGTGAGCTGAGGACTGGGGCTGGGCAAAGCCTCATAACTAATGCGGAGGTCGCCCACCTTAGGCGCTTCTAAACTCCCTCGGCCCGAAAACAAATAGCGATCACTGGCCCAAACAACTCCGCTTTGGCCCTTTAGCATGCTCTGGCTTAAACTTAACTCCTCTGAAGTTAGACTCAAGTCCTCCGGCTGCTCTAGCCGAAAGCCCTCCATTTCTATCTCTTTGGCCCTTAGCTCCTCTCCACTAATGCTCATGTTGGGGTTATGATAACCATCTACCTTAAAGTTAGAGGAATTTTCGGGAGAACTTGTCCAGACCTTGCGGTAACTATAATCGGTAGTGGTGGTTTCTGAACCCCCAATATTTTTCTTGGTCTTGCTATCCTTATCTTCCTTCCAAGCATACATTTCTACTGTTCTGTTGAGGTAGAGGTAGTTGCCTGCCTTTAAATAGCTATCGCCCAAACTAGCCGAAGCTGTCATTTTTCCGCTAAGGGCAATCAATTGGCCCTGCTCAGCACTGCCGCCAGCCGTTATTTCCTGAGCAGTTTTGGCCACTTTGGCCAAATTGACCCGCCCCTCATTCCAAAATAATAGGAAAAAGGAGCCCAGGAAAAATAAGAAGCCAAATAAGACTCCCAAAAAGGAGTTGATGATGCGGCTAAACCAGCTTTTGTGTGTTACTTCTCGGTAAGACATAATTTCAATTTTATTAGGGTTATCAATTAGAGATAACCTTAAAATAGCTGCTTTATTTATAAGATACAAGCGGATGGCTTTATTTTGTTAGGCTTTTCTCTTTGAAAATGAAGCTGAGGACTTGCTCTACCCATCCCGAGGACTTACCCTAATCATCCCGAGGACTTACCCTAATCATCTCGAGGACTTACCCTAATCATCCCGAGGACTTACCCTAATCATCCCGAGGACTTACCCTAATCATCCCGAGGACTTACCCTAATCATCTCGAAGACTTACCCTAATCATCTCGAGGACTTACCCTAATCATCTCGAGGACTTACCCTAATCATCCCGAGGACTTACCCTAATCATCCCGAGGACTTACCCTAATCATCTCGAAGACTTACCCTAATCATCTCGAGGACTTACCCTAATCATCTCGAGGACTTGCTCTAATCATCTCGAGGACTTGCTCTAATCATCTCGAGGACTTACCCTAGTCATCTCGAGGACTTACCCTAATCATCTCGAGGGCTTACCTTAGTCCTCAAGAGGGGTTCCCCTACCCCTCTTGAGGACTTACCTTACCCCTCGAGGAGAGTTTCAGCTATCCCTTCTAGCTATTTTCCCTTATTAAAAATCTCTTGCTTTTCTGTACTTTAGTAGTAGATCAACAAAACAATCGATTATGCGAACTTTTTCCCTTCTATTGTTGGGCCTACTTCCTTTATGCCTAAAGGCCCAAGACTGCTTAGGCAAACGTTATCAGGAGCGTATCTTCTCCTCTGTTCAATTTTTTCCAGAGGTGGTGTATAGCCAAGACGCCCCTTCTTTGTTGGGCTCTTCTTTTGGGGCCGAGACCACCTTTGACCAAGATTTGGTTATGGATATTTATATGCCGCCCCCCCACGGATACCGTCCGCAATCGGCCCTTAGTGATTTTGGCCCATGGTGGTGGCTTTGTCAATATCTTTTTTATGGGCGGCACGGCCTTGGTGGGCACCAAAGACAATGAAGATGTACAAGCCCTGGCCGATACCCTGGCCCATTGGGGTTTTGTGGCGGCTAGCATTCAGTACCGAACGGGCTTCGATCCCGCCAATGGCAGTAGCGTCAAGCGAGCAGTTTGGCGAGGTAGCCAAGATATTAGTGCGGGCATCCGCTTCTTTAGAAAGAATGCCCAGTGGTTTGGCATTGATCCCCAGAAAGTTTTTGTTGGGGGCAGTAGTGCGGGGGCTTTTGCCTGCTTGCATGCGGCCTTTGTAGAAGAAGATGAGCGGATTGCAGAGAGCTATGAGCAAAACCTATTTACAGCCGATTTGGGCTCCTTGCACAGTCGGCCCGTTGTTGAATTGACTGGATTTAATCCCTTTATGGGGAGCAATGTAGCCGCGCAGGATGTTGATTCTATTCCCCAGGCCATTGCGGCTTATTGGGGCGCCATTGCTGATCTAGATATGTTGAGTGGCAACAACCAGGCGCCAGTTATTTTCTTTCATGGAGACCAAGATGCGATTGTAGATGTCGATTGCGGTCGACCATTTTCGTCTATTTTGCTTACGGCTCCTGTGGTTTGCGGGAGTCGGTCCATGGATTCGGTTCTCACGGCCCTAAATGTCCCTCATCAAACGCAGATTGAGGCGGGCGAAGGGCATGAATACTGGGGCGTAAACAATGGAAACTGGGGCAGCAATGGCCCCAACAGCTTTTGGTCCCCAATGATTGAGCAAACGGCTGCCTTTTTCTATGAGCAGATGCGTCCAGCGCCCCCACAAATTCAGGGGCCAGTGGCGGCGGCTCCGCAGCAGTCCGTAACTTATTCGGTGGCGCAACCTCAGGCGGGCTACCACTACTGCTGGTCGGTCCAAAATGGGCAGATCATTAGCCAAAATGCCAATGGAAGCCAAGTAGAAATTGAGTTTGATGCGGGTCCTATTTCGGCCCAAATCTCTCTAACTGCCGAGGATGAGGCCCAGCTCATCAGTCTGCCTCGTCAGAAGGGCATCAACTTGCAGATGGGCTTGGCTAATCGGGCAGAGGAGCCTTTACAATACCAGCTCTATCCTCAGCCCGCCCGCCAGTACCTGCAGATAGAAGCGCCCAATCAGGAGGAGCAGCAGCTCGAGCTCTACGATGCTTTGGGCCGTTTGTTGCGCCAAGCGCAGTTTGTGGGGCAAACGCAATATTTTGTTGGAGATTTGCCTGCGGGACAATACTACCTTCGACTCAAGGGAGCCAAAACAGAGGCCCATTTTCCCATTCAGTTAATGGATTAGAAGAGGGATTTGGGGCCTCCGCCTCCCTTCGGTCGTCGGCGCTACGCTTTGGGGCTCGCAGGTTTGCTCGGCCCTGCGGGCTCCACTTCGTTCCGCCCTTGGTCTGGCCTTCGGCCACCCCGCCGCATCGCTAGGCCGGCCCGCCCTGGGCCATATTTCTAGCGCTTTATCCGTTAAAGAAGCTTTAGCTCATTTCAACCTTTATGATTTATGTCAAAACTAGCCTTATACATTTTGGGCCTAGGGCTCTGTTGTTCTTGGAGTTCTTTGGGGGCGCAGTCCTTTATTCTGCAGCGGTTTTTTCAGCCTAGTTTACAGCTCAATGCCGACTATCAGCTGCCTTCGTCGGGGCAGTTGGCCGAGCCACATATTGCTCGTTTTTCGGCCCAATTGGTGGTCCCTATTAAGAGTAAATTGGGTTTGGGGGTTCGTTGGAATAAAATCTGGCAGGTTCGGAAGTGGCAAGACCTCATCAAGGTGGGAAAAGTCAATGCCTACCAGATATTCTGGACCTTCAAGCCGCAGTTTACGCAACTCTACCCTCAGGCGGGCTTGGCCGACAGTCTGCGCTTTATGCAGTCCAATGGGCAGCAAGCCTTGGGGCTACAAACAGGGATTACGGGCATTCATTTGATTCCCAAATGGCGGCTACTCTTCTACTCGATTAATGTTGGGATGCAGCAAGACATCAGTCAATTGGACCGCAGTCGGCCTTATCTTCAGGGCGCTATTGGGGTGGTCAATTTTAAGCGTATATTTTACTATTGGTACTATGGCTTGGCGGTATCGGCTAGTGCGGACCAGGCTTTTCCAGTTTTGGCCCTCCCCTTTATTGGGACCGATTTGCGTTTGGGCAAAAAGACTTGGTGGAATATCACCTTGCCCTTGCAGACGAGATTTCAGTATAAATTTAGTCCGCAGACTAAGCTAGACCTCTTGGCGAGTTTGGGCAGTACGGGCATGGGGTATCCACATCCTAGGAATGAGCAGCGCATCTATTTTCAGCAATTGCATTTGCGGACGGGCTTGGCCTTTCATCTAAAAAGTAGCAATGGCTGGAAGCTCTACTTAGAGGGGGGCTATATGCCTTATCGGCAGTTAGATATATTGGGAGAAGACAATTTGGTTTTGCCCAAACTGGGGCCATCGCCTTATTTTGCTTGCTCCTTATATTATGGTTTGCGCCAGAAGAGTTTGTTAGGAGATAAATTGCAAGGCCTATTGAACTTTTAAAAACTCCACAGCTGCTTAAAGTTCTTGCTAAAAAAGCGTATTTTTGCAGTTCGACCTATTGCGCTGCCATTTAGCGGGGCGATCCCATCTGGCTGAGGGATGGAAAAGGGGGCGGCGAAGCCGCAGACCGAGCTTTTGAGCGCAGCGAAAAAGCGAAGGGCCGAGCAGACCTGCGAGCCCTGACACAGCCCGACCCGCCCGCAGGGCGGGGCAGCCCCAAAAAAAAGATAAAACAATAAGAACTATGAGTAATAAGAAAGAACTATTGGCCCGAGTAGATGAGGCCTTGAACAGTATTCGTCCGCATCTCAAGGCGGATGGAGGAGATATTGAGGTAGTTGACTTAACCGAAGACATGTGCCTAAAAGTCAAATGGTTGGGCAACTGTCAGTCTTGTTCTATGAGTGGCATGACCATGAAAGCGGGGATTGAATCGACGGTAAAATCGGTTATTCCTGAGATATTGACAGTAGAAGCGATTAACGGACAATAAACAAAGAAAGAAACGCATGAAGATGTTGAAAAACTGGGCCTTTTTGGTCCTATTGCTAGTGAGTCTAGCGGCTTGTAAAGAATCGGCTCCTAAAACGGAGCAGCAAGATGAGTCTACGATAGAAAAAACGGCGGCGGCGCCTCAGGAGGAAGCGAAAGAAGCGGCTCCTGAAGTCAAGCTTAGCTTTCCGACTGGAGAATACGGCAGTTTAATCTTAGGATTTCAGGGCAATCAATTGACGGGATACTACGACATGCCTTTAGGTTCTGGCAATGGCTGCAGCTTCTTTTTGGAGGGGCAGTTAACGGAAGCGGGCAAAGAAGTGGCGGTCAAGGCCTATTTTCCGGGCAGTGATGAGGTTGTAGAAGGCAGCTTGAAGCAAGAAGAGCAGGCTGTAACCTTAAAGCTAGCGGCTAATCCTGGCGGGCAGTGCGACCCTAGTTTATATGGCGAGGGAGAAAAGTTATTTTTGTCTCAGCCGGTGGGCTACCTGCGTGTAGGCGTATTGAGTCAGGACGCCAAGCTTTACGGCGATGCCCAAAAATCGGAAGCTAAGGGGCAGCTAGAGAAATTCTCAGTCGTTTTGGTCTTAGCGGAGGAGAACGGCTTATTGCAAATTGCGGAGATGAATCAAGCGGCCAAGGGCTGGATTTCTGCGGATGAGTTATTTCCTTTGCGCTAGCCAATGGGATGAACAGACAGGCTCTCAATAGGGACAAGCTCCTTATTGAGAGCTTTTTCTTTGAGGGCCAAGTGGATAAGCTGGCTTCCTTAAAAAAAAGGAGAACAAGCTTAGCTAGCCTATGAATAATTTATATCTTTAAAGGGGACCTAAAAGGTCCTTAGAACTATTTTTTTGCCTTGCAAACTTCAGAAAAAATGATCCGAATTTTAGCCAATGATGGCATACATCCCGACGGCCAACTTTTGTTGGAGGAGGCCAACTACGAGGTAGACACCAACAAGATTCCGCAGGAAGACTTAATGGAAAAGTTACAGGACTATGATGCGATCATTGTTCGATCGGCGACCAAAGTGCGTAAAGAGCTGATTGATGCTTGTCCTCGATTAAAGATGATTGCTCGTGCGGGAGTGGGATTAGACAACATTGATGTTGATTATGCTCGGGAGAAGGGCATCAAGGTCATCAATACGCCTAAAGCCTCTTCTTTGGCGGTAGCCGAATTGGTATTGGGGCAAATTTTCAGTTTGTCTCGTTATTTGTATCAGGCCAATCGTTCGATGCCAGAAACGGGCAACAGTGAGTTCAAGCAGCTCAAGAAGCGCTATGCTAAAGGCTTGCAAGTGAGTGGCCGCAAATTAGGCATCATTGGTTTTGGTCGGATTGGGCAAGAATTGGCTCGTTTGGCTATGGGAATAGGCATGGAAGTACTCGCTACTGATTTGGAAGAGCGCAAGGTCAAGGTTTACATTCAGCCCCCTGCTGTAGAAA
This genomic interval from Saprospira grandis contains the following:
- a CDS encoding D-2-hydroxyacid dehydrogenase, whose protein sequence is MIRILANDGIHPDGQLLLEEANYEVDTNKIPQEDLMEKLQDYDAIIVRSATKVRKELIDACPRLKMIARAGVGLDNIDVDYAREKGIKVINTPKASSLAVAELVLGQIFSLSRYLYQANRSMPETGNSEFKQLKKRYAKGLQVSGRKLGIIGFGRIGQELARLAMGIGMEVLATDLEERKVKVYIQPPAVENASLAVELQTVPMERLLEESDFISIHVPSGKDLITAKEMGRMKKGACIINTSRGGVISEKDLLEALDSGQLAGAALDVFDNEPTPSAAILQHPLISATPHIGASTLEAQRYIGLEIADAFIDFFGE
- a CDS encoding TMEM43 family protein; translation: MSYREVTHKSWFSRIINSFLGVLFGFLFFLGSFFLLFWNEGRVNLAKVAKTAQEITAGGSAEQGQLIALSGKMTASASLGDSYLKAGNYLYLNRTVEMYAWKEDKDSKTKKNIGGSETTTTDYSYRKVWTSSPENSSNFKVDGYHNPNMSISGEELRAKEIEMEGFRLEQPEDLSLTSEELSLSQSMLKGQSGVVWASDRYLFSGRGSLEAPKVGDLRISYEALPSPSPQLTLFAAYASSASLAPFSNNEVNGFYRALKGDKEQAVDYLQTEHNTIRWILRGLGFFLMWMGLAMISGPVSVFLDLVPIAGRISRSLVGIASFLISAVLSTVTIIVSLIIHNWIALIITILLLAGGIVYYLKSKKKAA
- a CDS encoding DUF6268 family outer membrane beta-barrel protein, whose product is MSKLALYILGLGLCCSWSSLGAQSFILQRFFQPSLQLNADYQLPSSGQLAEPHIARFSAQLVVPIKSKLGLGVRWNKIWQVRKWQDLIKVGKVNAYQIFWTFKPQFTQLYPQAGLADSLRFMQSNGQQALGLQTGITGIHLIPKWRLLFYSINVGMQQDISQLDRSRPYLQGAIGVVNFKRIFYYWYYGLAVSASADQAFPVLALPFIGTDLRLGKKTWWNITLPLQTRFQYKFSPQTKLDLLASLGSTGMGYPHPRNEQRIYFQQLHLRTGLAFHLKSSNGWKLYLEGGYMPYRQLDILGEDNLVLPKLGPSPYFACSLYYGLRQKSLLGDKLQGLLNF
- a CDS encoding T9SS type A sorting domain-containing protein, whose protein sequence is MILAHGGGFVNIFFMGGTALVGTKDNEDVQALADTLAHWGFVAASIQYRTGFDPANGSSVKRAVWRGSQDISAGIRFFRKNAQWFGIDPQKVFVGGSSAGAFACLHAAFVEEDERIAESYEQNLFTADLGSLHSRPVVELTGFNPFMGSNVAAQDVDSIPQAIAAYWGAIADLDMLSGNNQAPVIFFHGDQDAIVDVDCGRPFSSILLTAPVVCGSRSMDSVLTALNVPHQTQIEAGEGHEYWGVNNGNWGSNGPNSFWSPMIEQTAAFFYEQMRPAPPQIQGPVAAAPQQSVTYSVAQPQAGYHYCWSVQNGQIISQNANGSQVEIEFDAGPISAQISLTAEDEAQLISLPRQKGINLQMGLANRAEEPLQYQLYPQPARQYLQIEAPNQEEQQLELYDALGRLLRQAQFVGQTQYFVGDLPAGQYYLRLKGAKTEAHFPIQLMD
- a CDS encoding NifU family protein; protein product: MSNKKELLARVDEALNSIRPHLKADGGDIEVVDLTEDMCLKVKWLGNCQSCSMSGMTMKAGIESTVKSVIPEILTVEAINGQ